In Pseudomonas abieticivorans, the genomic window GGCGCCAGCAGCATTTTGATCAGCTTGATAAAGCCATCGGCCAGCGGTTGCAGCTTGGCGCCGATGTCGGGGAGGAAGAAGCCGATGGCACCGCCGATGACGATGCCGATCAGTACTTGGACATACAGCTGGCCGTACCAGCGTGGGGACGTGTTGCTCATGGGGACCTCAATCTTGTTTTTGTAGGAGGGAGGCAGAGCGCACAGGGCCGACCCAAGCGGGTTGGCCCTGTGGATATATCAGGCGCCTTCGCCCAGTTCGCGCATCACGGCGTACAGCGCGGATTTGGCTTCGAAGCCTACGCCTGGGATGTCTGGCAGGCCGACGTAGCTGTTTTCCACCTTGATGCCGTCGGCAAAGCCGCCGAAGGGCTGGAATACGTCTGGGTAGGATTCGTTACCGCCCAGGTGCAGGCCGGCGGCGATGTTCAGCGACATTTGGTGGCCGCCGTGAGGCACTACGCGCCGCGACGACCAGCCCAGTTCTTTCATCACGTCCAGGGTGCGCAGGTATTCCACCAGGCCGTAGGACAGCGCGCAGTCGAACTGCAGAAAGTCGCGGTCCGGGCGCATGCCGCCGTGGCGCAGCAGGTTGCGGGCGTCCTGGTGCGAGAACAGGTTTTCGCCGGTGGCCATGGGCAGGTCGTAGTGGTTGGCCAGTTCTGCCTGTAGGGCGTAGTCCAGTGGGTCGCCGGCTTCTTCGTACCAGAACAGGTTGTAGGGCTTGATGGCTTCGGCGTAGGCGATGGAGGTTTTCAGGTCGAAGCGGCCGTTGGCGTCCACTGCCAGGCGACGGCCGTCGCCCACCACTTCCAGTACCGCTTCGATGCGGCGGATGTCTTCGTCCAGGGGCACGGCGCCGATCTTCATTTTCACCACGTCGTAGCCGCGATCCAGGTAGCTCTGCATTTCAGCCTTGAGCTTGGTTTGGTCTTTGCCGGGGTAGTAGTAACCGCCGGCGGCGTACACCCACACCTTGTCGTCGGCCACGCCGTCGCGGTAACGGTCGGCGAGCAGGCGGTACAGCGGTTTGCCTTCGATCTTGGCCACCGCATCCCACACGGCCATGTCGATGGTGCCTACGGCCACCGAGCGCTCGCCGTGGCCACCGGGCTTCTCGTTGGTCATCAGGGTTTTCCAGATGGCGAACGGGTCCAGGTTGTTGTGTTCGGTGTCGATCAAGCTTTCGGGGTCGGCTTCGGCAATGCGCGCCAGAAAGCGATCGCGCATCAGCGCGCCTTGGCCGTAGCGGCCGTTGGAGTTGAAGCCGTAACCGATCACCGGCTTGCCGTCGCGGATCACATCGGTGATCACCGCGACTACCGAGCAGGTCATTTTGGAAAAGTCGATGTAGGCATTGGCAATGGGCGATGCGATGGAAACGGTTTTCTCGCGAATATCCACGATACGCATGCGGGCGTCCTCTCTGATTATTTGACCTGGCTGTGCAGGGGGTGCCAGAGGACTTTAGGGCTGGCGGGTTGCCCGCGGCCAATGCCTATAATCGAGTAACTTATGCACAGGTAGCATTGCCCATGGAACTCGCTTGGCTGGAAGACTTTGTCGCGCTCGCGCAGTTGGAGAACTTTTCCCGCGCCGCAGACGCCCGCCACGTCACGCAACCGGCCTTTAGCCGGCGCATTCGCGCGCTGGAAAACTGGATGGGCGTCGACCTGTTCGAGCGCACCACCCAGGGCGCGACCCTGACCGACGTCGGCCGGCAAATGCTCGGCAACGCCCAGGACATGACCCGCCGCCTGCACCAGATGCGCCTGGACGCCCGCGAGCTGGCGGGCAAGCAACTGCGCACGCTGTACTTCGCCGCCACGCACTCGCTGTCGTTCAACTTTTTCCCGGGCTGGATACGCAGCACCGAGCGCGAGGCGCCCATCGAGGCGGTGCGCCTGCACTCGGACAACATGCGCGTGTGCGAACAGATGCTGCTTAACGGCGAGGTGCAGTTTTTGCTGTGCCACCACCACCCGGACGTACCGCCGCGCTTCCCCAACGAACAGTTCCTGGGCAAAACCGTGGGCAGCGATCTGCTGATGCCACTGTGTGCACCGCAAGCCATCAACGACACCGCGCCCACCACCCTGCCCTATTTAGGCTACACCGCAGAGTCGGGCCTGGGCCGCATCATCAACTGGCGTTTGAACCGCTCGCAGCCAGAACCTGCGCTGAACACCTTGTTCAGCTCACACCTGGCGGCGGTGCTGTTGTCGATGGCATTGGAGGGCAAGGGCATGGCGTGGCTGCCCGGCACCTTGGCAGAGGCGGACATTGCCCAGCACCGGTTGGTGCGGGCGCTTGATGAAGCGTGGGATATACCCGTGCAGATCCGACTGTTCCGCGCGCGTACGCCGCTCAGCGATTTTGCCGAGGCGTTTTGGGGCAAGTTGTGAAGGGGGTTATGGGTGCCCGACGCCCGCGCAACTGGATTGGTCGGGGTTGTCGGTGCAGCTGTCCTGGTAGCTGAAATACTTGCAGCCGGTGCAGGAGAGTACCAGCGTCAGGGCTAAGAGGTATTTCATGGATTTGCTCCCGGGTGGTCATCTTGGCACTGTGCCGCAAATGGCTTCACGGCACTGGGTGCTTTTTATAACGCTCAAAGGGAGCTTAGCTCAGGTAATGGGTGCGACAAGGGCATGCACCGGCAGCCGAACGGCCTTGTGTTAGTGATCGCGTTGGATGCTCGCTGTTAACAGCATCTCCACGATTACTTGCGCCGACTCAATGGAATGCACCACCGACAACGCCAACCCACCAGCATTGTGCCCCGGGCTGTCGGTCAGTTCGTATGCAGCCGCCTCGCCGGCGCGCAGGTAGGAAGCCAGGTGCACCAAGGCGTCTTCGGTGCTCAGGTGGGGCGTACGTTGAAGAGGGGTGGGTTGCAGGCGGGGGTTGGGTTGCTTCCGATCATGTGTGTTCTCCCTGTTTGGCGGTAGTAGCCGCCCCCGGAATGGGTGGCGGCCGTACGTGAGGTGAGAACCGGTGAAGTTCGGCAAAGCCGGTCGGACCGAAGTCCGCCCACGCACGACCGCCATAACGCGAACATGCAAGCGAGCAAGCTGCCCGATAAGAGGCAGTTGCGCCGAACAACAACGAGTTCTCACACCCGGTCACCGATTTTGCGGCGACGGGAAATCCTAACATTCGAGGGAAAGAGAACCGCGTCAGACGGGCCTGACATTATTGCAGTACCAGTCAGTTCGGACTTATCGGAAAAATCTGTAGCGGCTGTAGGAAATGGGAGTTCCGTTATTTGACGTATCATCGATCTGTTGTTTGGGGAACGATCCGACAGCGCCCCCAGAAATATCCCCACCCCATGGCGGAACTGAAATCCCACTGTCAGAATCCAATCCCCAAGCACCACCCCAACCCCAACCTGGCCAGCCAGGTGCTTTAGGAGTACCCCCGTGAAGCGCGTTTTCCCTATCGGATTGTGTTTCGCTGCTGTTATCAACATGGCCCCGGCGTTTGCCAGTGGCGAGAGCAACCAATGCCAGAACAACCTGCAAAAAGTCAGGGATGCGCAGGCGATGATCAACCCGGCGAACCAGCAGGTGAAGGCGGAGGTGGATTCCACGCTGCATCGGGCCGAGGCTGCGTTTGCTCGTAACAACGATGATGGGGCCAGGGAGTGCATTGCGTTGACGCAGCAGGCGTTGCAGAAGATTCAGAGTAATTGAGTGGATCGTGTACCTCTAAAAGTACCGCGTGACTGGTTCGCGGATGACTGAGATGCCAGTGTAGGAGCGGATTTATCCGCGAAAAGATCGATGCCGGTGTGCCTGATGCAACGCGGTGCGGGCTTCGCGGATTAATCCGCTCCTACAACAGAGCAGTCTTACCAGTTGTACGTCAACGTCGCCACCACATTACGCCGTGGCCCGAAGTAGCAGCTGGCGCTGTTGCTGCACGCGGTGATGTAGTCCTTGTCCAGCAGGTTGCTGGCGTTCAGCGCCACTTGGGTGCCGTTCAATGTGGGCGACAGTTTGCTCAGGTCGTAATGCATCGCGGCGTCGAACACGGTGACGTTGCCGGTTTTGATGCGGTTGAGGCTGGCGGTGGCAGAGGTGGCGCTGCTGCCCCATACCGAGCCCACGTAACGTGCGCCGCCACCCAGGCCGAAGCCTTCCAGTAGGCCGTCATGGAAGGTGTAGTCCAGCCAGGTGCTGGCCTGGTGGCGCGGGGTGAAGGGCAGTTCGTTGCCTTTATCGGTGTAGGCTGAGGTGATGTAACCGGACTTGGTCACTTCACTATCGGTGTAGGTGTAGCTCGCCAGTACGTCCAGGCTGTCGGTCACGGCGGCCTTGCCTTCCAGCTCCAAGCCACGGCTACGCGCCTCGCCGATTTGCACGGTGTTCTGAGTGTTGGCCGGGTCTACCGTGGTCAGGTTCTTCTGGGTCAGGGTGTACACCGACGCGGTCACGTAGCTCTCCTGGCCGGGTGGCTGGTACTTGATGCCGGCCTCGTATTGCTCGCCTTCGGTGGGTTTGAAGACCGGCGTTGTGGCGCTCACGGTGGTGTTCAGCATCGGGTCGAACGACTGCGAGTAGCTGAAGTAGGGCATCACGCCGTTATCGAACAGGTAGCCCAGGCCTGCGCGCCAGGTGCCCTTTTCGTCATCCTGGTCGATGTAGCGGTTGGTCGCGTTGCTGGCGTCCGGGCGGTAGTGGCTGTCGGACTTGGCCCAGTCGTAGCGCCCGCCCAGGGTCATGATCCAGTGGTCCAGCTTGATCTGGTCCTGCACGTACAAGCCAGTTTGCTTCATGGTTTGATACAGGTCGCGGCCGACTTTCTGGTTGGT contains:
- a CDS encoding LysR family transcriptional regulator → MELAWLEDFVALAQLENFSRAADARHVTQPAFSRRIRALENWMGVDLFERTTQGATLTDVGRQMLGNAQDMTRRLHQMRLDARELAGKQLRTLYFAATHSLSFNFFPGWIRSTEREAPIEAVRLHSDNMRVCEQMLLNGEVQFLLCHHHPDVPPRFPNEQFLGKTVGSDLLMPLCAPQAINDTAPTTLPYLGYTAESGLGRIINWRLNRSQPEPALNTLFSSHLAAVLLSMALEGKGMAWLPGTLAEADIAQHRLVRALDEAWDIPVQIRLFRARTPLSDFAEAFWGKL
- a CDS encoding mandelate racemase/muconate lactonizing enzyme family protein — protein: MRIVDIREKTVSIASPIANAYIDFSKMTCSVVAVITDVIRDGKPVIGYGFNSNGRYGQGALMRDRFLARIAEADPESLIDTEHNNLDPFAIWKTLMTNEKPGGHGERSVAVGTIDMAVWDAVAKIEGKPLYRLLADRYRDGVADDKVWVYAAGGYYYPGKDQTKLKAEMQSYLDRGYDVVKMKIGAVPLDEDIRRIEAVLEVVGDGRRLAVDANGRFDLKTSIAYAEAIKPYNLFWYEEAGDPLDYALQAELANHYDLPMATGENLFSHQDARNLLRHGGMRPDRDFLQFDCALSYGLVEYLRTLDVMKELGWSSRRVVPHGGHQMSLNIAAGLHLGGNESYPDVFQPFGGFADGIKVENSYVGLPDIPGVGFEAKSALYAVMRELGEGA